In the bacterium genome, TGAAATTCTTGGGCTTGCTACATTTTTAACAGAATATTTCAATACTTATCAAGATGTTTCTCTTGGCAATTTTTACACAAGCGGGGCTAAATTAACCTATCAAAAACATCCTTCTGGAAAAAATAAATATATTGTTGAGACAAATATATGGCTTGCTCCTTTTGACCTTGGAGTAAGTCAGGAATTCAAAATGATTTTTGAACCACTTGGGCAATATAATTTCTATACAATAAATCTTTTTATGAAAAGAGCAAGTGGAGAATCAACTGACTGGAAACGACTTAATAGAAGATTCCTTGATGGAATTAGAAAACAATTTTTGATATGGAGAACAGTAAGTATAGAAATTAAAAAAGAATATGAAAAACAAGGGAAAAATAATCTTGGAATTTAAATAGGGGGAAAAATGGCAGAAATGGAAATAAAGGACTTTGAACCAGAAATATCAGAAAAATTTGAACCAGGTTTTAATGCAAGAACAGTTCTGGCTATTTTATTCATTGGTTTTATAATGCTTCCCGCCTCAATTTATTTCTTTCTCATTACAGGTGGTGGACTTGGGGGTGCTGCTCAATGGGTAACGGTTATTCTTCTTCTTGAGATAGCAAAAAGGTCATTTATTCAGTTGAAAAAACAGGAACTTTACATAATTTATATAATCGCTGGTTCTGTTATAGGACTTGAACACCTTGCAGCCCTTTTGATATGGAGGCAATATCTTGTTCAATCACCTCCTGCCCAATTTTTTGGATTAACTGAAAATATGCCCAACTGGGTTGTTCCTCCTGCTGGTTCTGAAGCATTGATGAAAAGAACATTTTTACATAAGGACTGGATAAAACCAATAGTAATAGTTATTTTAACAAGTTTACTTTACAGAATAAATATGTTTTCAATGGGTTATTTCCTATTTCGTATTACAAACGATATTGAAAAATTACCTTTCCCAATGGCTCCTGTTGCTTCAGAAGGAGCAACAGCACTTGCTGAAAGTGGAGCAAAAAAAGAAACATGGAGATGGCGTGTTTTCAGTATTTCTGCAATGATTGGTATTATTTTTGGTGCTTTTTATGTTGTCATCCCTGCAATAACAGGTCTTTTAATGGCAACTCCCCTTCAACTTTTTCCAATTCCATGGGTTGATTTTACAACACAATTAGAAACAGTTTTACCATCTGGACTTTTTGGATTTGCAACAGACCTTGGAGTTATTCTTACTGGATTTATTTTACCTTTCCCTGTTATTGTTGGAACTTTTATTGGTTCAATTTTATGTAAAACTTTTGGGAATCCATTACTTCATAAAATTGGTATAATAAAAAACTGGCAACCAGGTATGACAGCAGTTCCAGCAAATGTTGTAACTACAATGGATTTCTGGATAAATGCAACTATTGGAACAGGAATAGTCGTTGGTATTATAGGAATATGGAGAGTATTAAGAGCATTTTCAAGTTTTAAAAACAAAGATAATGAAAAACAGGCAGTTACAATTCCTCCTGATAGAGGTGACTATCCTATACCAGTAGCAATTGGAATATGGATATTATCAACTATTTTATATCTTATAATAACAAAAACCCTTGTTCCAAATTTTCCTGTATGGATTTTCATTTTCTTTGGTATAATTCTTACTCCATTTTTAAGTTATACATCTGCAAGAATGTTTGGAATAACAGGAGTTGCTACTGGCATTGCATTTCCTATGTTAAGAGAAGCAACATTTATATTAAGTGGATATAAAGGAGTTGAAATATGGTATGCTCCGATTCCATATTTTAATCATGGACATACTGCACAGGCATTTAAACAACTTGAACTTACAAGAACAAGATTTACTTCATGGTATAAAGGAGAATTTACTGCTTTTGGTATAACTCTTATTGCAACATTTTTATTCTGGCAGATAATATGGAAAATGAATCCAATACCTTCCTCTGCATATCCATATGTTCAGAAAATCTGGCCTATGAATGCCACATTTGAAGCACTTTGGACAACAAGTACATTACCAACAGGTGAAAAGTGGATGATAAAAGCAATAAAGGCAAAATATATATTAAGTTCAACTTTTATAAGTTTCCTTATTTATGGACTATTTTTATTACTCAAAATCCCAATTGGGACATTTTATGGAATGGTTGGTGGAATTACAACTCTACCTCATTATGCATTTCCAATGTTTATTGGAGCACTTCTTGGAAGATTTTATATGGCAAAAAAAATAGGACCTAACTGGAGAAGATATACACCGATAATACTTGCAGGATATTCCTGTGGAATGGGATTAATTGGTATGGTTTCAATTGCAGTTGCTTTAATTGCAAAAACAATATTCCAGATAATTTATTAAAATTTGATGACTCAAAAAGAAAAAATTTTCCTTTTTTTAATTATTTTTCTTGTCTATCTTAATTCAATTGTAAACCCGTTTATTTTTGATGATATTGCTCTTGTTGTTAATAATGGATTTATCAAAAATTTTAAATTTTTGAAATATTATTTTACTTCAAATTTATTTAAATGTGCAGGTGAAGAGGACCTTTTTTACAGACCATTCCAGACATTATTTTATGCAATTGTTTACAAAATCTCAAAAGGGAATACTTTTGGCTATCACTTACTTAATATACTTCTTCATTCAGGATGTGCTGTTTTAATTTATTTATTGCTTACAAAGTTATACGATAAAAAAACTTCTTTTCTTGTCTCTTTATTATGGGGTATTCATCCAATAAATACAGAAGCAATCACATATATTTCAGGAACTGCAGACCCTTTATTTCTATTTTTCGGACTTCTTGGTATATATCTTTACAATCTATCTTATTCAAGTAG is a window encoding:
- a CDS encoding peptide transporter; this translates as MAEMEIKDFEPEISEKFEPGFNARTVLAILFIGFIMLPASIYFFLITGGGLGGAAQWVTVILLLEIAKRSFIQLKKQELYIIYIIAGSVIGLEHLAALLIWRQYLVQSPPAQFFGLTENMPNWVVPPAGSEALMKRTFLHKDWIKPIVIVILTSLLYRINMFSMGYFLFRITNDIEKLPFPMAPVASEGATALAESGAKKETWRWRVFSISAMIGIIFGAFYVVIPAITGLLMATPLQLFPIPWVDFTTQLETVLPSGLFGFATDLGVILTGFILPFPVIVGTFIGSILCKTFGNPLLHKIGIIKNWQPGMTAVPANVVTTMDFWINATIGTGIVVGIIGIWRVLRAFSSFKNKDNEKQAVTIPPDRGDYPIPVAIGIWILSTILYLIITKTLVPNFPVWIFIFFGIILTPFLSYTSARMFGITGVATGIAFPMLREATFILSGYKGVEIWYAPIPYFNHGHTAQAFKQLELTRTRFTSWYKGEFTAFGITLIATFLFWQIIWKMNPIPSSAYPYVQKIWPMNATFEALWTTSTLPTGEKWMIKAIKAKYILSSTFISFLIYGLFLLLKIPIGTFYGMVGGITTLPHYAFPMFIGALLGRFYMAKKIGPNWRRYTPIILAGYSCGMGLIGMVSIAVALIAKTIFQIIY